One stretch of Chryseobacterium fluminis DNA includes these proteins:
- the tamL gene encoding translocation and assembly module lipoprotein TamL: MKSNFHTCFKYLFASGLASATLSCSNTKFLKQGQMLYTGAEVKIENDTLSKKDKKELREALQAKLTPKPNSSFLGLRPKLYFYNIAKEPKKEKGFNYWLKYKIGEKPVLLGDVDREFNRDIIVNYSENKGYFNANATYDTISKNKKAKVIYTLRPGAQYLISDVKFQKDSTLINKEIQNLTDKTFLKSGKPFDLDVIKAERERIDNGLKERGFYYFHPDNIIAQADSTVSKNHKVELNVKLKDNTPDLATQQFSIDKVIVFPNYNIQDVKDGKYSVPMNPDSLSKYSYEHIYVVDPKHKFKPKIFDRALYFKEGDIYNRTNHNLSLNRLISLGVFKFVKNDFVVSDSLNHKFDAYYMLTPRELQSLRLEALGRTNSANYAGSELNLNWTHRNFFRGAEQFKASVYGAFDVQVGGPENAQNIFRAGTNVQLSIPRIVAPFRFNSSSAFVPRTNISLGYEFQNRTQYYTLNTFSASFGYLWKENIRKEHDLKVLDVTLVSPAKITPLYDSLSQKSDAMRRVVEKQLIFGPTYSYTYTNTMVNKPTTIYYKGTLDLAGNITGLVSGADVKKDKEKKLFGIPFSQYAKIENDFRLYHKFTEKTSLATRFIAGVAYPYGNSENIPFSKQFFSGGSNSIRAFRARTLGPGSFDPRTIESGYYFDQSGDVKLELNAEYRANLYKFLNVAVFADAGNIWLINEDAQRPGAKFSKEFLSEIAVGAGVGLRLDFSILVLRLDLAMPLRVPYYEKNDRWAFDRINFGDSNWRKDNLILNIAIGYPF; this comes from the coding sequence ATGAAAAGTAATTTCCATACCTGTTTTAAATATTTGTTCGCTTCCGGATTGGCTTCGGCTACCCTCTCATGCAGCAATACAAAGTTTCTGAAGCAAGGTCAGATGCTGTACACCGGCGCTGAAGTGAAAATCGAAAATGATACGCTTTCGAAAAAAGATAAGAAGGAACTTCGGGAAGCGCTTCAGGCTAAGCTAACCCCAAAGCCCAATTCTTCATTTCTGGGTCTGAGACCTAAATTATACTTTTACAATATTGCCAAAGAGCCTAAAAAAGAGAAGGGCTTTAATTATTGGTTAAAATATAAAATAGGGGAAAAGCCTGTTTTACTGGGTGATGTCGATCGTGAATTCAACAGGGATATCATTGTCAATTATTCTGAGAACAAAGGCTATTTCAATGCCAACGCAACGTATGATACCATTTCTAAAAATAAAAAGGCGAAGGTTATTTATACGCTGAGACCCGGTGCCCAGTATTTAATCAGCGATGTTAAATTTCAGAAGGATTCTACTTTAATCAATAAAGAAATTCAGAACCTGACCGATAAAACGTTTCTTAAATCCGGAAAACCATTTGATCTTGATGTTATCAAAGCTGAGCGTGAAAGAATCGATAACGGACTGAAAGAAAGAGGTTTTTATTATTTCCACCCGGACAATATTATTGCCCAGGCGGACAGTACGGTCAGTAAAAACCATAAGGTGGAGCTTAATGTAAAGCTGAAAGACAATACTCCAGATCTGGCGACACAACAGTTCAGCATCGATAAGGTTATTGTATTTCCCAATTATAATATTCAGGATGTAAAAGACGGGAAATACAGTGTCCCGATGAACCCTGATTCGCTCTCAAAATATTCCTATGAGCACATCTATGTTGTAGATCCAAAGCATAAGTTTAAACCCAAAATTTTTGACAGGGCTCTGTATTTTAAAGAAGGGGACATTTATAACCGTACCAACCATAATCTTTCTTTAAACCGACTGATCAGTTTAGGTGTTTTTAAATTTGTGAAAAACGATTTTGTGGTTTCAGACTCTTTAAATCATAAATTTGATGCCTACTATATGTTAACGCCAAGGGAACTTCAGTCTCTGCGCCTTGAAGCATTAGGAAGAACCAACTCTGCCAACTATGCCGGAAGTGAGCTTAACCTGAACTGGACCCACCGAAATTTTTTCCGTGGTGCGGAACAGTTCAAGGCTTCTGTATACGGAGCATTTGACGTGCAGGTGGGTGGACCTGAAAATGCCCAGAATATATTCAGAGCCGGAACCAATGTTCAGCTTTCGATCCCCAGAATTGTGGCACCGTTCCGTTTTAATTCATCCAGTGCGTTTGTTCCGAGAACCAATATCAGTCTGGGATATGAATTCCAGAACCGGACGCAATATTATACATTAAATACGTTCAGCGCATCATTCGGATACCTGTGGAAAGAAAATATAAGAAAGGAACATGACCTGAAAGTCCTGGATGTCACCTTGGTTTCACCGGCTAAGATAACTCCTCTTTATGACTCGCTGTCGCAGAAAAGTGATGCAATGCGAAGAGTGGTCGAGAAGCAGCTTATTTTCGGCCCAACCTATTCTTACACCTATACGAATACGATGGTCAATAAGCCGACGACCATTTATTATAAAGGAACTCTGGACCTTGCCGGAAACATTACAGGGCTTGTATCCGGTGCAGACGTAAAAAAAGACAAAGAAAAGAAACTCTTCGGAATCCCTTTCAGTCAGTATGCCAAGATTGAAAATGACTTCCGCCTGTATCATAAATTCACAGAAAAAACTTCACTGGCAACACGATTCATTGCCGGGGTCGCTTATCCTTACGGAAATTCCGAGAATATTCCTTTTTCCAAACAGTTTTTTTCGGGAGGAAGTAACAGTATCCGTGCCTTCCGTGCCAGAACTTTAGGGCCGGGAAGTTTTGATCCGAGAACGATCGAATCGGGTTATTACTTCGACCAGTCCGGAGATGTCAAGCTGGAATTAAATGCAGAATACCGCGCTAATCTTTACAAATTTTTAAATGTTGCCGTATTTGCGGATGCCGGAAATATCTGGCTGATCAACGAGGATGCACAAAGACCGGGCGCTAAGTTTTCTAAAGAATTTTTAAGCGAAATTGCAGTAGGCGCCGGGGTGGGACTGAGACTGGATTTTTCTATTCTTGTTTTAAGACTGGATCTTGCCATGCCATTAAGAGTTCCTTATTATGAGAAAAATGACCGATGGGCATTTGACAGGATCAATTTTGGAGATTCCAACTGGCGAAAAGACAACCTCATTTTGAATATTGCAATCGGATATCCTTTTTAA
- a CDS encoding translocation/assembly module TamB domain-containing protein has product MKLKINKRKLLRRSVITIISILVFLTLLLFSLRLPVVQNFIKDKLVVYLEKKIKTKVSLERVYIGFPNSLVMENLYLKGQNIDTLLAVKKLDVGLNMLKLISSTADITSVDLEGARANVVRNKDGKFNFDYIIDAFATSDKEESPSKPFIISLDKITLKDIGVTFNDEQSRNDIKVYFKSFDTRVKTFDLTNNKYAVNDINLDGLKLKLKQDLVEEVSEKVEKKVDSLNNKKPMQIGLRGIKLTNFDIDYGDDNSKTFAKVLFKELSTKVNKLDLENNAYNVSNVFLSGANINANLFLPAQDANPKNTEEPEASKNSDKEKAMQLLLGKLVLNDVKVAYNNTAIAPTKQGMDFNHMNFSKMNVEVRRFKMQDNTFEGTVNSAEIQEARGLNIQKLNTDFVYGEKEAYLKDLYLQTPKTLLRDEVILNYNSIGQLTSNPGAVKVSANIKDSRIGFADILNLVPTLRTTVPFSKYPNAILNVNANVKGMVNDLLINDLKVSGLDQLRVAASGRVKNAMNPDNLYYDLRITELSSSARTIFNLVPKNTIPSNISLPSNMSIKGTAKGTTKVVNANLNLYSTLGNAAVIAKVDMRRKNHELYDVKANLQGLQIGKIIQNKDIGPISAQIAAKGESFDFKNAKADLKGHVASAVYKGYRYQNMNLTGKINRGAYHIVLNSKDPNANLMLTASGVYDDKNPTVKVNGQIIKLDVNKLGFYAKPMILAGKIDGDFTSIDPDHLNGYLNLKDFAFSDTKEVFPVQELNLKARSTNDSTQIIFNSQVADVELTGKYRLTQIFGSLAQTINQYYQFQKPDKTQKIEAGQFFTFNAKIKNDDIIRKFVPELKSFETINLVGNYDADSQKIEVNGSIPQLLYGENSIENATIKVTNENQALQYALDVAAVKSSSFALNKINISGDVADNTINYNITTKDEKEATQFLIAGNARSLNDITEISLNPNGLKLNYTDWTVAENNKIQISDRGILADNFRLSNAGSEILLQSETNVPGSPLNVSLKDFKIETITEFIKKDTVLARGTINGTAQLRNVTKNMTFTSDLNISDLFVYGNPIGNLAVKVNNVSPNVLNADVALSGNDNDVKILGDYNTSSSTFDLNMAINKLQMKSVQGFSMNAITNTEGYISGNLKITGKADQPNILGKVKFNDVGLEIAKTGSDFRKLNDEIGFTSRGIEFDNFKINDKDGNSLRIDGQVLTQTYRDFAFNLDVNAKDFKVVNSEKSDDAMMYGILAIDAALRVRGNLDLPKVDGRLAVADNTDFSFVLPQSSPTLQERDGIVEFIDQDQVVLNKTISADSLKAQSRIKGMDVSVNIEVSKEAKMSIIIDKANGDFVKLQGEAELTGGVDPSGKTTLVGVYEVEKGSYEMSVSILKRKFDIQKGSTITWTGEPTAATLDITAIYKTETAPIDLVEQQVTDATTLNQFKQRIPFNTLLKMKGELLKPQITFDITTDEKNNAVSSTVTDLVDQKLTQLRTQESELNKQVFALLLLNRFIGENPFESSAGTSGEMMARQSVSKLLSQQLNNLAGDLIKGVDLNFGLDSSEDYSTGQKNTRTDLNVDISKRLLNDRLKVTVGSNFGLEGEARQNENMTNIAGDLTLDYSLSRDNRYMLRAYRKNDYQVALQGQIVETGLGFVITLDYDRFREIFQRSKNKRPKKENKNNQVVEFK; this is encoded by the coding sequence TTGAAACTAAAAATTAATAAAAGAAAACTACTCAGGCGATCTGTAATAACCATTATCTCCATATTGGTTTTTCTGACCCTGTTGCTATTCAGCTTAAGACTTCCTGTTGTTCAGAATTTCATTAAAGACAAACTGGTCGTTTACTTAGAGAAAAAAATCAAAACAAAAGTAAGCCTCGAAAGAGTTTATATAGGATTTCCAAACAGTCTTGTTATGGAAAATCTCTATTTAAAAGGGCAGAATATCGATACGCTTCTGGCCGTAAAAAAACTGGATGTCGGTCTGAATATGCTTAAACTGATCAGTTCTACAGCAGACATTACCTCGGTGGATCTTGAAGGAGCCAGAGCCAACGTAGTCAGAAATAAAGACGGTAAATTCAATTTCGATTATATCATTGACGCTTTTGCCACCAGTGATAAGGAAGAAAGCCCTTCCAAACCTTTTATTATTTCTCTTGATAAAATTACCCTGAAAGACATTGGGGTTACTTTTAATGATGAACAATCAAGAAATGACATTAAAGTGTATTTCAAATCTTTTGATACACGGGTAAAAACCTTTGATTTAACCAATAATAAATATGCCGTTAATGATATTAATCTTGACGGATTAAAATTAAAACTGAAACAGGATCTTGTAGAGGAAGTTTCTGAAAAAGTAGAGAAAAAAGTAGATTCTCTTAACAATAAGAAACCTATGCAGATCGGTCTGAGAGGGATTAAGCTGACTAATTTTGATATCGATTACGGTGATGATAACAGTAAGACTTTCGCTAAGGTTTTATTTAAAGAATTAAGCACAAAGGTCAACAAGCTCGATCTTGAAAATAACGCCTATAATGTTTCCAATGTTTTTCTTTCGGGTGCCAACATCAATGCCAATCTTTTTCTTCCGGCTCAGGATGCCAATCCTAAAAATACAGAAGAACCTGAGGCTTCAAAAAATTCGGATAAGGAAAAGGCAATGCAGCTTCTTCTTGGGAAACTGGTTTTGAATGATGTAAAGGTAGCCTATAACAATACCGCCATCGCACCTACAAAACAGGGAATGGATTTTAACCACATGAACTTTTCGAAAATGAATGTGGAAGTACGACGTTTTAAAATGCAGGACAACACTTTTGAAGGAACCGTAAATTCAGCTGAAATCCAGGAAGCCCGAGGTTTAAATATTCAAAAGCTTAATACAGACTTTGTGTATGGAGAAAAAGAAGCTTATCTGAAAGACCTTTATCTGCAGACGCCGAAAACCCTGTTACGTGATGAGGTGATTCTAAATTATAACTCCATCGGTCAGTTAACATCGAATCCGGGTGCTGTAAAGGTTTCAGCCAATATTAAAGATTCGAGAATCGGTTTTGCAGATATTTTAAATCTGGTTCCTACTTTAAGAACTACAGTCCCTTTCAGTAAATATCCCAATGCCATTTTAAATGTTAATGCCAACGTAAAGGGAATGGTCAATGATCTGCTGATTAACGATCTTAAGGTTTCGGGTCTGGACCAGTTAAGAGTTGCTGCCTCCGGGAGAGTTAAAAATGCCATGAATCCTGACAATTTGTATTACGACCTTCGAATTACAGAGTTATCTTCTTCGGCAAGGACCATCTTTAACTTAGTGCCTAAAAATACCATTCCATCTAACATTTCTCTGCCTTCAAACATGAGTATTAAAGGAACGGCAAAAGGAACAACCAAGGTTGTGAATGCGAATCTTAACCTATATTCTACTTTGGGGAATGCTGCCGTAATTGCGAAGGTTGACATGCGCAGAAAAAACCACGAATTGTATGATGTAAAAGCCAACCTGCAGGGATTGCAGATCGGAAAGATTATCCAGAATAAAGATATCGGGCCTATCAGTGCACAAATTGCAGCTAAGGGTGAAAGCTTTGATTTCAAAAATGCAAAGGCAGACCTGAAAGGACATGTGGCTTCGGCGGTCTACAAAGGCTACCGTTATCAGAATATGAACCTGACGGGCAAGATCAATCGTGGTGCTTATCATATCGTTCTGAATTCAAAGGATCCGAATGCCAATTTAATGCTGACTGCTTCCGGAGTCTATGATGATAAAAATCCAACGGTTAAAGTTAACGGGCAGATTATAAAACTGGATGTGAATAAACTCGGGTTCTATGCAAAACCTATGATTCTTGCGGGAAAAATTGACGGTGATTTCACCAGCATTGATCCGGATCATTTAAACGGTTATCTGAATCTTAAAGATTTTGCTTTTTCGGATACCAAAGAAGTATTTCCTGTTCAGGAACTGAATCTCAAAGCCCGCTCAACGAATGATTCCACACAGATTATCTTCAATTCCCAGGTAGCAGATGTAGAGCTTACCGGAAAATACAGGCTGACGCAGATTTTCGGTTCCCTGGCACAGACCATCAACCAGTATTACCAGTTTCAGAAGCCGGATAAAACTCAAAAAATTGAAGCAGGACAGTTCTTCACTTTCAATGCTAAAATCAAAAATGATGATATCATCAGGAAATTTGTTCCGGAGCTGAAAAGTTTTGAAACTATTAATCTGGTTGGAAATTATGATGCTGATTCTCAAAAAATAGAAGTTAACGGATCGATACCTCAATTACTGTACGGCGAAAACAGCATTGAAAATGCTACTATAAAAGTTACAAATGAAAATCAGGCTTTACAGTATGCCCTGGATGTTGCTGCTGTGAAAAGTTCCAGCTTTGCCTTAAATAAGATCAATATCAGTGGAGATGTTGCCGATAATACCATTAATTATAATATCACCACCAAAGATGAAAAAGAGGCTACGCAGTTTTTAATTGCAGGAAATGCCAGATCATTGAATGATATTACAGAGATTTCACTGAATCCGAATGGTCTGAAATTAAATTACACAGACTGGACCGTTGCCGAAAATAATAAAATCCAGATCAGTGACAGAGGAATTCTGGCTGATAATTTCAGGCTTTCCAATGCGGGAAGTGAGATCCTCCTGCAGTCTGAAACCAATGTGCCCGGCAGCCCTCTCAATGTTTCGCTGAAAGATTTTAAAATAGAAACCATCACTGAATTTATTAAGAAAGATACTGTTCTGGCGAGAGGAACGATTAATGGTACGGCTCAGTTGCGAAACGTCACGAAAAATATGACATTTACTTCAGATCTAAATATTTCAGATCTGTTCGTGTATGGAAATCCGATCGGAAATCTTGCTGTGAAAGTAAATAATGTATCTCCGAATGTTTTAAATGCTGATGTTGCGCTTTCAGGTAATGATAATGACGTGAAAATATTAGGAGATTACAATACATCGTCCAGCACGTTTGATCTGAATATGGCGATCAATAAGCTTCAGATGAAGAGCGTACAGGGATTCTCCATGAATGCGATAACCAATACCGAAGGATATATCTCCGGAAATCTTAAGATCACCGGAAAAGCCGATCAGCCGAATATTTTAGGAAAAGTGAAATTCAATGATGTCGGACTGGAAATTGCCAAAACCGGAAGTGATTTCAGAAAACTGAATGATGAGATCGGCTTTACCAGCAGAGGTATTGAATTTGACAATTTCAAAATCAACGATAAAGACGGAAATTCCTTAAGAATCGACGGGCAGGTTCTTACGCAGACGTATCGCGATTTTGCCTTTAATCTGGACGTTAATGCCAAAGATTTTAAAGTGGTAAATTCTGAGAAGTCCGATGATGCCATGATGTATGGTATCCTGGCCATCGATGCGGCACTGCGTGTCCGCGGAAATCTGGATCTTCCGAAAGTAGACGGAAGGCTTGCGGTAGCAGACAATACTGATTTCAGCTTCGTACTTCCCCAATCCTCTCCTACTCTTCAGGAGCGGGACGGAATTGTAGAATTTATCGATCAGGATCAGGTGGTTTTAAACAAAACCATCAGTGCGGATTCCCTGAAAGCTCAAAGCCGAATCAAGGGAATGGACGTAAGTGTAAATATCGAGGTAAGCAAAGAAGCAAAAATGTCGATCATTATCGATAAAGCAAACGGAGATTTTGTAAAACTTCAGGGTGAAGCGGAACTTACAGGAGGCGTAGATCCTTCTGGTAAGACCACTTTAGTGGGCGTTTATGAAGTAGAAAAAGGAAGCTACGAAATGTCAGTAAGCATCCTGAAACGTAAGTTTGATATTCAGAAAGGAAGTACCATTACCTGGACCGGTGAACCTACTGCCGCTACACTGGATATCACGGCCATCTATAAAACGGAGACCGCACCGATTGACTTAGTGGAACAGCAGGTGACCGATGCCACCACCCTCAACCAGTTTAAACAGAGAATACCTTTCAATACATTGCTGAAAATGAAAGGCGAACTGCTGAAACCGCAGATTACATTTGACATTACCACAGACGAAAAAAATAATGCGGTTTCTTCTACGGTGACCGACCTGGTGGATCAGAAATTAACACAGCTGAGAACCCAGGAATCTGAACTGAATAAGCAGGTTTTCGCCTTATTGTTACTAAACCGTTTCATTGGTGAAAATCCGTTTGAATCGAGCGCAGGCACTTCCGGAGAGATGATGGCAAGACAGAGTGTAAGTAAATTATTATCCCAGCAGCTTAATAACCTGGCAGGTGATCTCATCAAGGGAGTCGATCTGAATTTCGGACTTGATTCTTCAGAAGACTATTCCACCGGACAGAAAAATACAAGAACGGACCTTAACGTGGACATCAGTAAAAGACTTCTTAATGACCGTCTTAAAGTAACAGTAGGAAGTAACTTCGGCCTGGAAGGGGAAGCGCGTCAGAATGAAAATATGACCAATATCGCAGGAGATTTAACCCTGGATTACAGCTTATCCAGAGATAACCGGTATATGCTGCGGGCCTACCGTAAAAACGATTATCAGGTAGCCCTTCAGGGTCAGATTGTGGAAACAGGGCTCGGATTTGTCATCACCCTGGACTATGACAGATTCCGTGAGATTTTCCAAAGATCGAAAAATAAGAGACCTAAAAAAGAAAATAAAAATAACCAAGTGGTAGAATTTAAATAA
- a CDS encoding YihY/virulence factor BrkB family protein, with amino-acid sequence MINNIKFFWEVLKESFTEWNNSSASRDSAGLAYYAIFSIPGLLIIIIWIAGNFFGEEAIRGQISSEISGIMGADVAKSIQDMIAGALIDKQNVFMKAVGVGSLVFGSTTLFFQLQHTLNTLWDVQAAPKKAFTKFLLDRANSLGMILILGFLLMITMVLSSLISVFNNLITRYFGFETYMLVELVNFGVGFGFVMLLFAMMFKILPDVQVSWKPVWKGAFLTAVLFTLGKFLLSLYFGTAKPTSAFGTAGTVILIMMWINYSCMLIFFGAVYTKVYAYKKGYTIIPSKHAKWSDAKLYEETQRKKENENIS; translated from the coding sequence ATGATCAACAATATAAAATTTTTCTGGGAAGTTTTAAAAGAATCTTTTACAGAATGGAATAATTCTTCTGCTTCAAGGGATTCTGCAGGTCTGGCTTATTACGCGATTTTTTCGATTCCCGGACTTTTAATTATTATCATCTGGATTGCGGGTAATTTTTTTGGTGAGGAAGCGATTCGCGGACAGATCAGCAGTGAGATCAGCGGAATTATGGGAGCAGATGTTGCCAAAAGTATCCAGGATATGATTGCCGGTGCGCTAATCGACAAGCAGAACGTTTTCATGAAAGCAGTAGGAGTCGGATCACTGGTTTTCGGTTCCACGACTCTTTTCTTTCAGTTACAGCATACCCTGAATACCCTGTGGGATGTACAGGCTGCTCCCAAAAAGGCATTCACAAAATTTCTATTAGACCGGGCCAATTCATTAGGAATGATTCTTATTTTAGGATTTCTATTAATGATTACCATGGTTTTGTCATCCCTCATCAGTGTTTTCAATAATCTAATTACCCGCTACTTTGGCTTCGAGACCTATATGCTCGTAGAACTTGTAAATTTCGGAGTAGGATTTGGTTTTGTGATGTTACTCTTTGCAATGATGTTTAAAATACTTCCCGACGTCCAGGTCAGCTGGAAGCCTGTATGGAAGGGTGCCTTCCTTACCGCAGTTTTATTTACGCTCGGAAAGTTTTTGCTGAGTCTTTATTTCGGAACGGCGAAGCCTACTTCTGCTTTCGGAACTGCAGGAACCGTTATTCTGATTATGATGTGGATCAACTATTCGTGTATGCTTATTTTCTTTGGTGCCGTATATACCAAAGTATATGCTTATAAAAAAGGATATACGATAATCCCTTCTAAACATGCGAAATGGAGTGATGCGAAGCTGTATGAAGAAACCCAGAGAAAAAAGGAAAATGAAAATATTTCATAA
- the argS gene encoding arginine--tRNA ligase: MNIKDIIESKLSEIILNVYQLKDINLEIQENKTEFEGDFTIVTFPLVKQLKKNPESIGVELGQALTEQTDLLESFNVVKGFLNVKVKNRFFMDQFKAVTEGFSVIEKKNSTVMVEYSSPNTNKPLHLGHVRNNLLGFSVSQILKEAGYDVIKCQIINDRGIHICKSMLAWEKFGRGETPETTDTKGDKFVGNYYVEFDKNYKKEISELVEQGMSEEQAKKEAPLIKEAQQMLLDWENGDERVRNLWSEMNAWVYKGFGETYQRLGVNFDQIQYESNTYILGKDLIQEGLDKGILYQKEDGSVWCDLTDEGLDQKLLLRSDGTSVYMTQDLGTAVERFKQNDIQKLIYTVGNEQDYHFQVLFKILGKLGYSWADQLYHLSYGMVELPNGKMKSREGTVVDADELMQDMHDIAKSKSEELGKLEHFTEEEKNANYENVGIGALKYFMLKVDPKKKMLFNPEESIDFNGNTGPFIQYTYARIQSLLAKAQFEQKEAESTDLNQSEKELIMQLANFKTVVARSAETLSPALVANYVYDLVKTYNSFYQSNPILNHEDKNVTQFRLNISDLAAKTIRKSLQLLGIETVNRM; the protein is encoded by the coding sequence ATGAATATTAAAGATATTATAGAAAGTAAACTTTCTGAAATCATATTAAATGTATACCAGCTAAAAGATATTAATCTGGAAATTCAGGAAAATAAAACTGAATTTGAAGGGGATTTTACCATTGTTACTTTTCCATTGGTTAAACAGCTGAAAAAAAATCCTGAAAGTATCGGGGTGGAATTAGGGCAGGCTTTAACGGAGCAGACTGATCTTCTGGAAAGCTTCAATGTTGTCAAAGGCTTTCTGAATGTTAAAGTTAAAAACCGGTTTTTTATGGATCAGTTTAAGGCAGTAACAGAAGGTTTTTCAGTGATTGAAAAGAAAAATTCTACCGTAATGGTGGAATACTCCTCTCCCAATACCAATAAGCCTCTTCACTTAGGACATGTAAGAAATAATTTATTAGGCTTTTCAGTTTCGCAGATTCTTAAAGAAGCGGGATATGATGTGATTAAATGCCAGATTATCAATGACAGAGGTATTCATATCTGCAAATCCATGCTGGCATGGGAAAAATTCGGGCGTGGGGAAACTCCGGAAACGACGGATACCAAGGGGGATAAATTTGTAGGGAACTACTATGTAGAATTTGATAAAAATTATAAAAAAGAAATCTCAGAGCTTGTAGAGCAGGGGATGAGTGAAGAGCAGGCCAAAAAAGAGGCTCCTCTGATAAAAGAAGCTCAGCAAATGCTTTTGGACTGGGAAAACGGTGATGAAAGAGTAAGAAATCTCTGGTCTGAAATGAATGCCTGGGTGTATAAAGGTTTTGGGGAAACCTATCAGAGACTGGGCGTAAATTTTGATCAGATACAATACGAAAGCAACACTTATATTTTAGGAAAAGATCTTATTCAGGAAGGATTAGATAAAGGTATTTTATACCAGAAGGAAGATGGCTCTGTATGGTGTGATCTTACCGATGAAGGACTGGATCAGAAACTTTTATTGCGTTCCGACGGAACTTCCGTGTATATGACGCAGGATCTGGGAACCGCAGTAGAGCGTTTTAAACAAAACGATATTCAGAAATTAATTTATACGGTCGGAAATGAGCAGGATTACCATTTCCAGGTTTTATTTAAAATTCTTGGAAAATTGGGATATTCATGGGCAGACCAGCTGTATCACCTGTCTTACGGAATGGTTGAACTTCCGAACGGAAAAATGAAATCCCGTGAAGGTACCGTAGTAGATGCCGACGAACTGATGCAGGATATGCATGATATTGCAAAATCCAAGTCTGAAGAACTCGGAAAACTGGAACATTTCACAGAAGAGGAAAAGAACGCCAACTACGAAAATGTAGGAATCGGAGCGTTAAAATATTTTATGCTGAAAGTTGACCCTAAGAAAAAAATGCTTTTTAATCCGGAAGAAAGTATCGATTTTAACGGAAATACAGGACCTTTTATTCAGTATACATATGCCCGTATTCAGTCGTTACTGGCGAAAGCTCAGTTTGAGCAGAAAGAAGCAGAAAGTACTGATCTTAATCAATCCGAAAAAGAATTGATTATGCAGCTGGCTAATTTTAAAACCGTAGTAGCCAGATCTGCAGAAACATTAAGTCCCGCTTTAGTAGCCAACTATGTTTATGACCTGGTCAAGACTTATAATTCTTTTTATCAGAGCAATCCAATCTTAAATCACGAGGATAAAAATGTGACGCAGTTCCGTCTGAATATATCGGATTTAGCGGCAAAGACGATCAGAAAATCTTTGCAGCTTCTGGGAATAGAAACGGTAAACAGAATGTAA